A DNA window from Aminipila luticellarii contains the following coding sequences:
- a CDS encoding nicotinate-nicotinamide nucleotide adenylyltransferase, whose translation MMYKKAVTEIYRQLEKSLTDRDFLKEADVPKKIMVKLLRDQNWQARIAELLSLEKMTCTAIAEASRSTISALDTEPEEGWLECIKNNTIERLFPTGTREEKRAGTDMLLRIIRIFIQWQNANRAFDPSQNIELLAEEEFKSCPVRDEYMKFIRFWNDSYIYEFMLIFKELTSFNTVGHIAGVHFVAMHIARQLKKLGMPIDMALVSGAAAGHDLGKYGCKPHETEKIPYLHYYYSDQLFKENGMPTIAHIAANHSTWDLELENLSVESLVLIYADFRVKSSRDKDGDEIVHFYSLEESFDIILNKLDHVNEEKSRRYIRVYSKLSDFEKYMKDIGISVDLNSNCVLKADQKGESLLNTQQTIAKLKFLAIEHNITLMSHLNNDISFANLLEKARSEKQWKSIRAYLNIFSEYSTYMTQKQKLYTLHFLYELLMHREGDIRRQAAGIMAAIIVNYDEDFRKELPEDAHVDSKEMTALELWKQFIEQIIFPDYKVTEQHKRWIRYSLKTLMTIMLEKCRTEVERQQYLDVFFSHFQNRRMEDGSAFMMLATALVVPLGIYSKESMIRLMTFAGEMSERDSLEIKIAALRCAKYVAAECEDPCVIEKIKPSIVQIMEGVHEDRISVAYLKYKILSALGEYTKEKCLYEEKLYKENQVESDLYLENLKIDTPWVIKAVNIEFLLDKLNRGMYEEKLHIATHFSNLVKVSERITVRHSAGKGLLQVIKLLSLDQRNEIIIEMTKGLEIGEYQFSKYIPEYLGELAMYLHPRELDELLGDLKKLSDSTNQRIASVALDTLGVMIKKYPGYGKRFEEAAEIYEKRRELMIGILLRGFANYDEIISQEAFLVIGQSIFGSGELSLQDKRTVFEQTYKKIVTLIADKKENELSFYNNAAALNHIYRFITDYLMQNESFDFADPSKVAFFPGTFDPFSLSHKGIVQEIKKLGFEVYLALDEFSWSKRTQPRMIRKQIVSMSVADESGVYIFPDHISVNLANPADLRRLKKIFADKDLYMVVGSDVIAHASSYKKSPEPDSIHHMNHIVFKRDSEVEGSAEANDSSHSVNPIQGAVIELKLPVHLEDISSTRIRENIDNDRDISNLIDTVAQNYIYRNSLYLREPQYKSVIRSSSIILEVIKHDNAEIFCAVSAAMGGLSAIKDSLSDYVENKEVTAMVIKNGSDYDRVLGVVLFHELDTVNLYREFHQSEAASYIREHSSGKVAVLGALLVSADSKIDDLEQILLTEALADCLRTGFTYAVYNPIFSKSEAYSQRVEAVMRRQGFFNISEDLNGSAIYFVDMQSPVILFENMEMRIKSPFDTNQRILQVLKQAHINMQNSLTQIYKGSLVLSFNSGIMHHRLVDMITAVNGVSREHTKIRRLGPYMCVPFGKILDGKAVPNTVTKTLHTEKIFDTQVRSFKIKEFPNYTTLENQIGTIESFHRPVLLVDDMLHKGYRLKELDPIFKKTDIQVEKIIVGVLSGKGKDLMAIQGRNVDSAYFIPHLRTWFIEDAMYPFLGGDSVEREYSFTGNLIPSVNMILPYVLPAFLAGEDRRAVFTFSLTCLKNAEKILKVLEEEFQRTFEKNLTLNRLGEVIYSPRCPDKGYCIGYDENLAPSVYVSNDIEKLMRLKNMV comes from the coding sequence ATGATGTATAAAAAAGCAGTGACAGAGATATACAGGCAGCTGGAAAAATCCTTGACGGACAGAGATTTTCTAAAAGAGGCGGATGTGCCAAAGAAGATAATGGTCAAGTTATTACGGGATCAGAACTGGCAGGCACGCATTGCAGAGCTTCTTTCCTTAGAGAAAATGACCTGTACAGCCATAGCAGAAGCCAGCCGTTCCACGATTTCCGCTCTGGATACGGAACCGGAAGAGGGGTGGCTTGAATGCATAAAAAACAATACGATAGAAAGATTATTTCCTACGGGAACGAGAGAAGAAAAAAGAGCAGGAACGGATATGCTTCTTCGCATCATCCGTATATTTATTCAATGGCAGAACGCAAACAGGGCATTTGATCCTTCTCAAAATATAGAATTACTGGCGGAGGAAGAATTTAAATCGTGCCCGGTAAGGGATGAATATATGAAGTTCATCCGATTTTGGAATGATTCTTACATTTACGAATTTATGCTGATTTTTAAAGAGCTGACCTCCTTTAATACGGTGGGCCATATAGCCGGCGTTCATTTTGTGGCGATGCATATAGCAAGGCAGCTTAAGAAGCTGGGCATGCCCATTGATATGGCTCTTGTTTCGGGTGCGGCTGCCGGACATGATCTGGGAAAGTATGGATGTAAGCCTCATGAAACAGAAAAAATTCCTTACCTGCACTATTATTATTCCGACCAGCTGTTTAAAGAAAATGGTATGCCCACCATCGCTCATATTGCGGCCAATCATTCCACGTGGGATCTGGAGCTGGAGAATCTTTCAGTGGAATCGCTGGTATTGATTTATGCCGATTTTAGAGTCAAGAGCAGCAGAGATAAGGATGGGGATGAAATCGTGCATTTTTATTCCTTGGAAGAGTCTTTTGATATTATTCTTAACAAGCTGGATCATGTGAATGAAGAAAAAAGCAGACGATATATCCGGGTATATTCCAAGCTCAGTGATTTTGAGAAATACATGAAGGACATAGGTATTTCTGTGGATTTAAATTCCAATTGCGTTTTAAAAGCAGATCAGAAAGGGGAATCCCTCTTAAATACACAGCAGACCATAGCAAAATTAAAGTTTCTTGCCATCGAACACAACATAACCTTGATGAGCCATTTAAACAATGATATTTCTTTTGCAAATCTTTTGGAAAAGGCTAGAAGTGAAAAGCAATGGAAAAGCATTCGGGCATATTTGAATATTTTTAGTGAATATTCCACGTACATGACGCAGAAGCAAAAATTATATACCTTGCATTTTCTGTATGAACTGCTTATGCACAGAGAGGGCGATATAAGAAGACAGGCCGCAGGTATTATGGCGGCCATCATCGTGAACTATGACGAGGACTTCCGAAAGGAACTTCCGGAGGATGCCCATGTGGATTCTAAAGAAATGACCGCACTGGAGCTGTGGAAACAATTCATAGAACAAATTATTTTTCCGGATTATAAAGTGACAGAACAGCACAAGCGGTGGATTCGATACAGCCTAAAGACGCTTATGACTATCATGCTTGAAAAATGCAGAACAGAGGTAGAGAGACAGCAATATCTGGATGTGTTCTTCTCCCATTTTCAAAACAGGCGTATGGAAGATGGTTCAGCTTTTATGATGCTGGCTACGGCTTTAGTTGTTCCCCTTGGAATCTACAGCAAGGAAAGTATGATACGTTTGATGACCTTTGCCGGCGAAATGTCTGAGAGGGACTCCTTAGAAATTAAAATAGCCGCTTTAAGATGTGCAAAGTATGTGGCAGCGGAATGCGAAGATCCTTGCGTGATAGAAAAAATAAAGCCTTCTATCGTGCAAATCATGGAAGGTGTGCATGAAGACCGGATATCTGTGGCTTATCTCAAATATAAAATTTTATCTGCTTTAGGAGAATATACGAAAGAGAAATGCCTGTATGAAGAAAAATTATATAAAGAAAATCAGGTGGAGTCTGATTTATATCTGGAAAATCTAAAAATAGATACACCGTGGGTCATCAAAGCAGTGAATATAGAGTTTTTGCTGGATAAACTAAACCGGGGCATGTACGAGGAAAAGCTTCATATTGCCACGCATTTTTCTAATCTGGTCAAAGTCAGTGAACGAATTACCGTGAGACACAGTGCGGGCAAAGGGTTATTACAGGTCATAAAGCTTTTGTCTTTGGATCAGAGAAATGAGATCATCATCGAAATGACGAAGGGCTTGGAAATTGGGGAATACCAGTTTTCAAAATATATACCGGAGTATTTGGGCGAGCTGGCTATGTATCTGCATCCACGTGAACTGGATGAACTGTTAGGGGATTTAAAGAAGCTTTCAGACAGTACAAATCAGCGGATTGCTTCTGTTGCGCTGGATACGCTGGGCGTTATGATCAAGAAATATCCGGGCTATGGGAAGCGGTTCGAGGAAGCAGCTGAAATCTATGAAAAGCGCAGAGAACTGATGATTGGTATCCTTCTCAGAGGGTTTGCCAATTATGATGAAATAATCAGTCAGGAGGCCTTTCTGGTGATTGGACAGAGCATTTTTGGCAGCGGGGAGTTGTCCCTTCAGGACAAACGGACTGTCTTTGAACAGACCTATAAAAAAATAGTGACTCTTATAGCAGATAAAAAAGAAAATGAACTTTCCTTTTACAACAATGCCGCAGCCTTAAATCATATCTACCGATTTATTACGGATTATCTGATGCAGAATGAAAGCTTTGATTTCGCGGATCCTTCTAAGGTGGCTTTTTTCCCGGGTACGTTTGATCCATTCTCCCTCAGTCATAAGGGAATCGTGCAGGAAATCAAGAAGCTGGGATTTGAAGTGTATTTGGCTTTGGATGAGTTTTCCTGGTCCAAAAGAACACAGCCCCGCATGATACGAAAACAGATTGTCAGCATGTCTGTAGCGGACGAAAGCGGCGTGTATATTTTTCCGGACCATATCTCCGTAAACCTTGCTAATCCTGCTGATTTAAGGCGGTTGAAAAAGATATTCGCAGATAAGGATTTATATATGGTGGTAGGAAGTGATGTAATCGCCCATGCCTCTTCTTACAAAAAATCACCGGAACCGGATTCTATACACCATATGAATCACATCGTATTTAAAAGAGACAGTGAGGTGGAAGGCTCCGCAGAAGCGAACGATTCATCCCATTCAGTCAATCCGATTCAAGGTGCTGTCATTGAGTTGAAGCTTCCGGTTCATCTGGAGGACATCAGTTCTACCAGAATCAGAGAAAATATAGATAATGATCGGGACATTTCCAATTTAATTGATACGGTGGCGCAAAACTATATTTATAGGAATAGTCTGTATCTGAGGGAACCGCAATACAAAAGCGTCATACGATCCTCTTCCATTATTCTTGAGGTGATCAAGCATGATAATGCAGAAATCTTTTGTGCTGTCAGTGCAGCAATGGGAGGCCTTTCAGCCATTAAGGACAGTCTGTCGGATTATGTGGAAAATAAAGAGGTCACCGCGATGGTTATAAAAAATGGAAGCGATTATGACCGGGTCCTGGGGGTCGTTTTATTTCATGAGCTGGATACGGTAAATTTATATAGAGAATTTCACCAGTCAGAAGCAGCCTCTTATATCAGAGAGCATTCCTCCGGAAAAGTTGCCGTTTTGGGAGCACTCCTTGTCAGTGCGGATAGTAAGATCGACGATTTGGAGCAGATCCTTTTGACGGAAGCTCTTGCCGACTGTCTGAGAACGGGCTTTACGTATGCGGTATACAATCCCATATTTTCAAAATCGGAGGCCTACAGCCAGAGGGTAGAAGCGGTAATGCGCCGTCAGGGATTTTTCAACATATCGGAGGATTTGAACGGCTCGGCTATTTATTTTGTCGACATGCAATCGCCGGTCATCTTATTTGAAAATATGGAAATGAGAATAAAAAGTCCTTTTGATACAAACCAAAGGATTTTACAAGTGTTAAAGCAGGCACATATCAATATGCAGAATTCCCTGACTCAGATTTATAAGGGAAGTCTTGTGCTGTCTTTCAACTCGGGGATTATGCACCATCGATTGGTAGACATGATCACGGCGGTAAACGGCGTTTCAAGAGAGCATACAAAAATTCGAAGGTTAGGGCCATACATGTGTGTGCCTTTTGGAAAAATTTTGGATGGCAAAGCCGTACCAAATACCGTTACAAAAACCCTTCATACGGAAAAAATTTTTGATACGCAGGTGAGAAGCTTTAAAATTAAGGAATTTCCAAATTATACAACCCTTGAAAATCAGATCGGTACCATAGAATCCTTTCATCGGCCTGTGCTGTTGGTAGATGACATGCTGCATAAGGGATATCGGCTGAAGGAGTTAGATCCCATTTTTAAAAAGACAGATATCCAGGTAGAGAAAATCATTGTAGGCGTTCTTTCCGGCAAGGGAAAGGATTTGATGGCGATTCAGGGAAGAAACGTAGACAGCGCTTACTTTATCCCCCACCTCAGAACTTGGTTCATAGAGGATGCCATGTATCCGTTTTTAGGAGGGGACAGCGTAGAAAGAGAATATTCTTTTACCGGAAATTTGATTCCGTCTGTCAATATGATACTGCCCTATGTACTGCCGGCATTTTTGGCCGGAGAAGATAGGAGGGCGGTCTTTACATTTTCACTGACCTGCTTAAAAAATGCTGAAAAGATTCTGAAAGTGCTGGAGGAAGAGTTTCAAAGAACTTTTGAGAAAAATTTGACCTTGAATAGGCTTGGAGAGGTCATTTATTCCCCAAGGTGTCCGGACAAGGGATATTGCATCGGGTATGATGAAAATCTGGCCCCTTCCGTATATGTATCCAATGATATTGAAAAACTAATGCGATTAAAAAATATGGTTTAA
- a CDS encoding lactate dehydrogenase, with translation MYRLTDLDSQAERTGYMPFSFQHKKRVNLLALGDVGSTLLTGLKLMGADVIECIGIYDMNTDLCRRYEMEINQITFPLDPRKLPEVRSITAEELFHCDLFIFCAAKAVPPLNEKVQDVRMAQFAGNKKIVEQYARMAADKNFKGLFAVLSDPVDPLCKAAWLAAGGRLCAEQIQGFGLGVMNSRAIYYAKREERFRRYLSEGRAFGPHGQDLVLADSVQDYDDELSRELTRLTIDANTEVRELGFKPYIAPALSSGAISLLLTLRGEWHYSSNFMGRSKEGAFIGALNRMTERGTQWEDTFLPEPLFLRIKNAYDNLKTFI, from the coding sequence GTGTACAGATTAACTGATTTGGATTCCCAAGCTGAAAGGACAGGATATATGCCGTTTTCGTTTCAGCATAAAAAGAGAGTAAATCTGCTTGCTTTAGGAGATGTGGGCAGTACGCTCCTGACCGGATTAAAGCTGATGGGGGCGGATGTTATTGAATGCATAGGGATTTACGACATGAACACTGACCTGTGCCGAAGATATGAAATGGAAATAAATCAGATTACATTCCCGCTTGATCCAAGGAAGCTTCCGGAGGTTCGGAGCATTACCGCAGAAGAGCTGTTTCATTGTGATCTGTTCATCTTTTGTGCGGCAAAAGCGGTGCCGCCCCTAAATGAAAAAGTGCAGGATGTGCGAATGGCTCAGTTTGCAGGCAATAAAAAAATAGTGGAACAATATGCAAGGATGGCGGCAGATAAAAATTTCAAAGGATTATTTGCCGTTCTGTCAGATCCGGTGGATCCGCTGTGCAAGGCAGCCTGGCTGGCCGCAGGAGGCAGACTGTGCGCCGAACAGATACAGGGATTTGGTCTGGGAGTCATGAACAGCAGAGCTATCTATTATGCAAAAAGGGAGGAACGGTTCAGACGCTATTTGAGCGAAGGCAGAGCTTTCGGACCGCATGGACAGGATCTGGTTCTTGCAGACAGTGTACAGGATTACGATGATGAGTTATCCCGGGAGTTGACCAGATTAACGATTGATGCCAATACAGAGGTCAGAGAGCTTGGTTTTAAACCTTATATAGCGCCGGCTTTGTCCTCAGGGGCTATTTCCCTGCTGCTCACTTTGCGGGGAGAATGGCATTACAGTTCAAACTTTATGGGAAGGAGCAAGGAGGGAGCCTTCATAGGTGCGTTAAATCGCATGACGGAGCGGGGGACCCAATGGGAGGATACGTTCCTGCCGGAGCCTCTATTCTTGCGGATAAAAAATGCATATGATAACCTAAAAACTTTTATTTGA
- a CDS encoding flavodoxin family protein, whose amino-acid sequence MCMEKDDLVLIKPYCREKNKAGRLRAILAKSLEGYTFDTIATVEEFEEYDLTNKRILFAVSLGESGINLEWYAILKKIRKSGLCFQGSIGGILVDGNSELYTKSFARELVLSANLAGCTFVGRPLVEGTRSLQNFNIAAKNLETDNMGAYMESGHELVKRVMTFDYLKKDHPKILMLHAGNKRISNSLLLWEKVKGHLKGCDIKEISLLNGTVVDCIGCPYGQCLHFGENNTCFYGGIISDQVYPAILEADTLLLVCPNYNDAVSANIAAFINRLTALFMTHKFYEKALFGIIVSGYSGGDIVAQQLISSLNMNKTFYLPAGFVLMETANNPGTVLDIPGIEERAAAFANHILINKTLKE is encoded by the coding sequence ATGTGTATGGAGAAGGATGACCTGGTATTGATCAAGCCTTATTGCAGAGAGAAGAATAAAGCCGGGAGGTTGAGGGCTATATTGGCTAAAAGCTTAGAGGGATATACCTTTGATACGATTGCTACAGTAGAAGAATTTGAAGAATATGATCTGACCAATAAGAGGATCCTCTTTGCTGTGTCCCTGGGAGAATCCGGCATCAATCTGGAATGGTATGCCATTTTAAAAAAAATCAGAAAAAGCGGATTGTGCTTTCAGGGAAGCATCGGCGGAATTCTTGTGGACGGAAACAGTGAGCTCTATACCAAATCCTTTGCCAGAGAACTGGTCCTGAGTGCCAATCTGGCGGGCTGTACCTTTGTGGGAAGGCCTCTTGTAGAAGGTACAAGATCTTTGCAGAATTTTAATATTGCGGCGAAGAATCTGGAAACAGATAACATGGGGGCTTATATGGAGTCCGGTCATGAATTGGTAAAAAGGGTGATGACATTTGATTACCTTAAAAAAGATCATCCCAAAATCTTGATGCTTCATGCAGGAAATAAAAGAATTTCCAATAGTCTGCTCTTATGGGAAAAGGTAAAGGGGCATTTAAAAGGCTGCGATATAAAGGAAATTTCTTTGCTCAACGGGACGGTGGTAGACTGTATCGGATGTCCATATGGTCAATGTCTGCACTTTGGCGAAAATAATACCTGCTTTTATGGAGGAATCATATCGGATCAAGTTTATCCGGCTATTTTAGAGGCAGATACGTTGCTGCTTGTATGTCCGAATTATAATGATGCGGTCAGTGCCAATATTGCCGCCTTTATTAATCGGCTGACGGCTTTATTTATGACCCATAAATTTTATGAAAAAGCATTGTTTGGTATCATTGTATCGGGATATAGCGGGGGTGACATCGTCGCCCAGCAGCTGATCAGTTCTCTCAACATGAATAAGACCTTTTATCTGCCGGCCGGTTTTGTCCTGATGGAAACTGCCAATAACCCGGGGACGGTTTTGGACATTCCGGGAATCGAAGAGAGGGCGGCGGCCTTTGCCAACCACATTTTAATAAATAAAACGTTAAAAGAATAA
- the mgtE gene encoding magnesium transporter, translated as MEQEKTLNEILEEILELLQNKKYGKARDLLLKNNSVDIAEILEDIMGELDVEIAVIVFRTLPKNVSVEVFSYLPIEDQVAIINVITDKEVSYIMDELAFDDMIDVLEELPANVVDKILEKTPKDERKLINTFLNYPDTCAGSLMTPDYISLEKNMTVAEALAYIKKEGMDSETVYTCYVKDRGRTLLGIVSLRTLVIADDDLCISEFMHTDFISVNVYDDQEEVSDIFKKYGFLAVPVVDKENRLVGIITVDDILDVIEEETTEDFERMAGVIDSSDKEYLDMSVWHHVKNRIPWLFLLMCSYVITGGIIASFEDVLSKVISLVAYLPMLMGTGGNSGSQSATLIIRGMSLDEIDLSDFGKVMWKEIRVSTIVGIILSSLNFVRICWLDGQGSMIALTVCSSMLVIVIAAKVIGSMLPMLAKKVGIDPALMASPMIASLTDMVSVITYFLMASVLLGI; from the coding sequence ATGGAACAGGAAAAAACATTAAACGAAATACTGGAAGAAATTCTGGAGCTATTGCAGAATAAAAAATACGGAAAGGCAAGAGACCTCTTGCTGAAAAACAATTCCGTCGATATAGCCGAGATACTGGAAGACATCATGGGAGAACTCGACGTGGAAATCGCTGTTATCGTATTTCGGACACTGCCTAAAAATGTATCCGTAGAAGTGTTCTCATACCTGCCGATCGAGGATCAGGTGGCTATTATCAATGTCATAACGGATAAAGAAGTGAGCTACATCATGGACGAGCTGGCTTTCGACGATATGATCGACGTGTTAGAAGAGCTGCCTGCCAATGTAGTGGATAAGATTCTTGAAAAGACCCCTAAGGATGAGCGAAAACTGATCAATACGTTTTTAAATTATCCGGATACTTGCGCCGGAAGTCTGATGACTCCGGATTATATAAGTCTGGAAAAGAATATGACGGTGGCAGAGGCACTAGCCTATATAAAAAAAGAAGGTATGGACAGTGAAACCGTATATACCTGCTATGTGAAGGACAGGGGACGAACCCTTTTAGGAATCGTTTCTCTCAGAACATTGGTTATCGCGGATGACGACTTGTGTATTTCCGAGTTCATGCATACGGATTTTATCAGTGTCAACGTGTATGATGATCAGGAGGAAGTATCGGATATCTTTAAAAAATACGGCTTCCTTGCGGTGCCTGTAGTAGATAAGGAAAACAGGCTGGTAGGCATCATTACGGTAGACGATATCTTAGATGTTATCGAAGAGGAAACTACCGAAGACTTTGAGAGAATGGCGGGAGTTATTGACAGCTCCGATAAAGAATATTTGGATATGAGCGTTTGGCATCATGTAAAAAACAGAATTCCATGGCTTTTTCTTTTAATGTGCTCCTATGTGATTACAGGCGGAATTATAGCCAGCTTTGAGGATGTGCTGTCCAAGGTGATCAGCTTAGTAGCCTATCTGCCCATGCTGATGGGCACGGGAGGAAATTCCGGTTCCCAGTCGGCTACGCTTATTATACGCGGGATGTCCCTGGATGAAATCGATCTTTCCGATTTCGGCAAGGTCATGTGGAAGGAGATCCGGGTCAGCACCATTGTAGGAATTATTTTAAGCTCCTTAAATTTCGTGCGGATCTGCTGGCTGGATGGGCAGGGCTCCATGATTGCATTGACGGTGTGCAGCTCTATGCTTGTTATTGTTATAGCGGCAAAGGTAATCGGAAGTATGCTGCCGATGCTGGCCAAAAAGGTAGGAATCGATCCGGCGTTAATGGCCTCCCCTATGATTGCCTCTTTGACAGACATGGTGTCTGTTATTACGTATTTTTTGATGGCATCCGTCTTGCTGGGAATTTAA
- a CDS encoding NAD(P)H-hydrate dehydratase, translating into MKNGLITLEYVNTVIKRRKRDIHKGDCGRILLIAGSLGMAGAAILCGRGALRSGAGLVQIAVPEELFPILQTGIPEATCVSRTSLNLDKQRYHAIAAGPGLGEESENVQLIRKILQRYEGTFVLDADGLNQIALNHMQKELKNARCSVIITPHTGEAARLLSIDITSAKEMDRQELSARLVEETNAVVVLKGEGTIVATPEGNSYTNTTGNPGMATGGAGDVLTGIITSLAGQGLLPEDAAKAGVCLHGLAGDLGAERFGEYGLIAGDIADMTALAIQKTMG; encoded by the coding sequence ATGAAAAATGGTTTAATTACTTTAGAATATGTAAATACTGTAATCAAGAGACGAAAAAGAGACATACATAAAGGTGATTGCGGAAGAATTCTCTTGATTGCAGGGTCCTTGGGAATGGCAGGTGCTGCCATTCTGTGCGGAAGAGGAGCACTGCGAAGCGGTGCGGGTCTTGTGCAGATCGCGGTGCCGGAGGAGCTTTTCCCCATCCTTCAGACGGGGATACCCGAAGCAACCTGTGTTTCAAGAACGTCTCTTAATTTGGACAAGCAGCGATACCATGCGATTGCAGCAGGTCCGGGGTTAGGGGAGGAATCGGAAAATGTACAATTGATCAGAAAAATATTGCAAAGATATGAAGGAACCTTTGTTCTGGATGCCGACGGTCTAAATCAGATCGCATTAAATCACATGCAGAAAGAATTAAAAAATGCCCGGTGCAGCGTCATCATCACGCCGCATACAGGCGAAGCTGCGAGACTGCTTTCCATTGATATTACCAGCGCCAAGGAGATGGACAGGCAGGAGCTTTCAGCCCGTCTCGTAGAAGAGACAAATGCCGTTGTCGTGCTAAAAGGGGAAGGGACGATTGTGGCAACGCCGGAGGGAAATTCATATACTAATACTACAGGTAATCCCGGTATGGCCACCGGAGGTGCGGGAGATGTTCTTACGGGAATCATCACTTCCCTTGCGGGGCAGGGACTTTTACCTGAGGACGCTGCTAAAGCGGGTGTCTGTCTGCATGGGCTGGCAGGCGATTTGGGAGCGGAACGCTTTGGAGAATACGGCCTGATAGCTGGAGATATAGCAGATATGACAGCTTTGGCCATCCAAAAAACAATGGGATAA
- a CDS encoding type II toxin-antitoxin system PemK/MazF family toxin has translation MLVKKGDIYFADLSPVIGSEQGGIRPVLVVQNDVGNKYSPTIIVAAVTSQLNKAKLPTHVEIDAKDNGLSKKSVVLLEQLRTIDKKRLKERIGTIDEALLPNVNEALTVSLGIAPNNMS, from the coding sequence TTGTTAGTGAAAAAAGGCGATATTTATTTCGCAGATTTAAGTCCGGTCATAGGCTCTGAACAGGGGGGTATAAGACCCGTTCTTGTAGTGCAAAACGATGTAGGCAACAAGTACAGTCCTACTATTATAGTAGCTGCTGTTACTTCACAGCTGAACAAGGCGAAGCTGCCTACACATGTTGAGATAGACGCTAAAGATAATGGATTAAGCAAAAAGTCAGTGGTTCTGCTCGAACAACTCAGAACGATAGATAAAAAGAGATTAAAAGAGAGAATCGGAACCATTGATGAAGCGCTTCTTCCAAATGTGAATGAGGCATTGACCGTAAGTTTAGGAATTGCACCGAACAACATGAGCTAG